The Salegentibacter mishustinae genome includes a window with the following:
- the ilvN gene encoding acetolactate synthase small subunit, with the protein MEKKNFTVSVYTENNIGLLSRIAAIFQKRHINIESITASRSEVNEVMRFTIVVQVTEEQVKKIAGQIEKQIEVIKAFYHTDDEMIYQETALYKINSSDFVEDLNIQDFIKESNARIVTVTPKFFVIEKTGKRHETDSLYEKLKPYGLMQFVRSGTIAVTKNEMPISNILEQFDTTN; encoded by the coding sequence ATGGAAAAGAAAAATTTCACCGTTTCGGTGTATACCGAAAATAACATAGGCCTTTTAAGCCGAATTGCGGCTATTTTCCAAAAAAGGCATATCAATATAGAGAGTATTACCGCTTCAAGAAGTGAGGTAAACGAAGTAATGCGCTTTACAATTGTAGTACAGGTTACAGAAGAGCAGGTTAAAAAGATCGCCGGGCAAATAGAAAAGCAAATTGAAGTCATTAAAGCTTTTTATCATACCGATGATGAAATGATCTACCAGGAAACTGCACTTTACAAGATAAATTCTTCAGATTTTGTTGAAGATCTTAATATCCAGGATTTTATAAAAGAATCTAATGCACGTATTGTGACGGTTACGCCAAAGTTTTTTGTGATTGAAAAAACCGGAAAACGTCACGAAACCGATAGCCTTTACGAAAAATTAAAACCTTATGGATTGATGCAGTTTGTACGTTCAGGCACTATTGCCGTGACCAAGAACGAAATGCCAATCTCGAACATTTTAGAACAATTTGATACAACCAATTAA
- a CDS encoding argininosuccinate synthase has protein sequence MKKVVIAYSGGLDTSYCAKYLSKEENFEVHAVSVNTGGFSEEEVKKIGENAQKIGAKTYKNIDAVSSFYQKVVKYLIFGNVLKNNTYPLSVSAERIVQAIEIVNYAKSIDAKYIAHGSTGAGNDQVRFDMIFQIIAPEIEIITPIRDKQLSRQEEIEYLKQNGVEMNWEKSKYSVNKGLWGTSVGGAETLTSEKPLPESAYPSQIQEKEPKQISLTFFKGELSAVNGKENSPEKNIEILENIASKYAIGRDIHVGDTIIGIKGRVGFEAAAALITIKAHHLLEKHTLSKWQLQHKDYLANWYGTHLHEGQYLEPVMRDLEAFLESSQKQVSGEVFITLHPYRFTLDGIKSENDLMNSSFGNYGEENKAWTSQDAKGFIKILSNAGKIYQHVNTEK, from the coding sequence ATGAAAAAAGTAGTTATAGCATATAGTGGAGGTTTAGATACTTCTTATTGCGCAAAATATTTATCTAAAGAAGAAAATTTTGAAGTTCACGCGGTGAGTGTGAATACCGGAGGATTTTCAGAAGAAGAAGTGAAGAAAATTGGAGAAAACGCGCAAAAAATAGGGGCAAAGACCTATAAGAATATTGATGCAGTTTCCTCATTTTATCAAAAAGTGGTAAAATACTTAATCTTCGGAAATGTTTTGAAGAACAATACCTATCCGCTTTCGGTGAGTGCTGAACGAATTGTACAGGCCATAGAGATTGTGAATTACGCAAAAAGTATTGATGCTAAATATATTGCTCACGGCAGTACCGGCGCCGGAAACGACCAGGTACGATTTGATATGATCTTTCAAATTATCGCACCGGAAATTGAGATCATCACCCCAATTAGGGATAAGCAACTCAGTAGACAGGAAGAAATTGAATACCTGAAGCAGAATGGAGTGGAAATGAATTGGGAAAAGTCAAAATATTCGGTGAACAAGGGCCTTTGGGGAACCAGTGTTGGTGGAGCAGAAACTTTGACCTCAGAAAAACCTTTACCCGAATCGGCTTACCCTTCCCAGATTCAGGAAAAGGAACCGAAACAAATCAGTTTGACATTTTTCAAGGGTGAACTTTCCGCAGTAAATGGAAAAGAAAATTCTCCTGAGAAGAATATTGAGATCCTGGAAAATATCGCTTCCAAGTATGCGATTGGGCGAGACATCCACGTAGGCGATACGATTATTGGAATTAAAGGTAGAGTTGGTTTTGAAGCTGCGGCGGCCTTAATTACTATTAAAGCTCACCATTTACTGGAAAAACATACGCTAAGTAAATGGCAGTTACAGCATAAAGATTATTTGGCTAATTGGTATGGTACGCATTTACACGAAGGCCAGTATTTAGAACCTGTAATGCGAGATTTGGAGGCATTTTTAGAAAGTTCACAAAAGCAGGTTAGCGGAGAAGTTTTTATCACTTTGCATCCTTATAGATTCACTTTAGACGGAATTAAGTCTGAAAATGATTTAATGAATTCCAGTTTCGGAAATTATGGCGAAGAAAATAAAGCCTGGACTTCCCAGGATGCTAAAGGATTTATAAAAATTCTTTCGAATGCGGGCAAGATCTACCAACACGTTAATACAGAAAAATGA
- the ilvB gene encoding biosynthetic-type acetolactate synthase large subunit: MEVKTASFEKTASPKATTVSGAEAVIKCLLEEGVDTLYGYPGGAIMPVYDELYKYQKQIHHVLTRHEQGATHAAQGYARVSGKVGVAMATSGPGATNLVTGIADAQIDSTPMVCITGQVGSHLLGSDAFQETDIIGISTPITKWNYQITRAEEIPEILAKAFFIARSGRPGPVLIDITKDAQFASLEFNYKKCSGIRSYKPTPKVDLNQVEKAAEAINNAKKPMIVFGQGVILGGAEELFKQVVEKSGVPAAWTILGLSAMPTDHPLNVGMVGMHGNYGPNVLTNECDVLIAIGMRFDDRVTGNLEKYAKQAKVIHFEIDPAEINKNVYADIPVLGNVKETLQVLLELLKPNKHEAWHQKFKDHHQIEFDKIIKNDLNAERGKIGMAEVIDEINKCSKGNAVIVSDVGQHQMVACRYSKFNQTRSNVTSGGLGTMGFALPAAIGAKMGAPERDVVAVIGDGGYQMTIQELGTIFQTKVPVKIVVLNNDFLGMVRQWQQLFFEKRYASTEMINPDFITIAKGYHIKAKQVSKREDLKEAVTEMMQSKEAYFLEVKVEQEENVFPMVPTGASVSDIRLE, translated from the coding sequence ATGGAAGTTAAAACAGCTAGTTTCGAAAAAACGGCTTCCCCAAAAGCAACCACGGTTTCAGGAGCTGAAGCAGTGATAAAATGTTTGCTTGAGGAAGGAGTGGATACGCTTTACGGCTATCCCGGCGGAGCAATTATGCCCGTTTATGATGAATTGTATAAATATCAGAAACAAATTCACCACGTCCTCACCCGTCACGAACAGGGTGCAACCCACGCCGCACAGGGTTATGCTAGAGTTAGTGGAAAAGTAGGGGTAGCGATGGCAACATCGGGTCCTGGAGCCACGAATTTGGTAACAGGGATTGCCGATGCACAAATAGATTCTACGCCCATGGTGTGTATCACCGGGCAGGTAGGTTCGCATTTACTGGGAAGTGATGCTTTTCAGGAAACCGATATTATTGGTATTTCAACGCCTATTACTAAGTGGAATTACCAAATTACCAGGGCTGAAGAAATTCCGGAAATCTTAGCAAAAGCTTTTTTTATCGCCCGCTCCGGTAGACCGGGACCGGTTTTAATAGATATTACCAAAGATGCGCAGTTTGCTTCATTGGAATTCAATTATAAAAAATGCTCTGGCATTAGAAGTTATAAGCCCACCCCAAAAGTTGACTTAAACCAGGTAGAAAAGGCGGCCGAAGCGATCAACAATGCTAAAAAACCTATGATCGTTTTTGGGCAGGGAGTAATTTTAGGTGGCGCCGAAGAGCTTTTTAAACAGGTTGTAGAAAAATCGGGCGTACCAGCTGCCTGGACTATTTTAGGACTTTCAGCAATGCCTACCGATCATCCTTTAAATGTAGGAATGGTAGGAATGCATGGCAATTACGGTCCTAATGTCTTAACCAATGAATGCGATGTATTAATTGCGATTGGGATGCGTTTTGACGACCGGGTAACCGGAAATTTGGAGAAATATGCCAAACAAGCAAAAGTGATCCATTTTGAAATAGATCCGGCTGAAATTAATAAAAACGTTTATGCTGATATTCCGGTTCTTGGAAATGTAAAAGAAACGCTTCAAGTTTTATTAGAACTTTTAAAACCAAATAAGCACGAAGCCTGGCATCAAAAATTTAAAGATCATCATCAAATAGAGTTTGATAAGATCATTAAGAATGATTTGAATGCTGAGCGCGGTAAAATTGGAATGGCTGAAGTTATTGACGAGATCAATAAATGTTCTAAAGGAAACGCTGTAATTGTTTCAGATGTTGGTCAGCATCAAATGGTGGCCTGTCGTTATTCAAAATTCAATCAAACCAGAAGTAATGTCACCTCCGGTGGACTTGGAACTATGGGGTTTGCACTTCCGGCGGCTATTGGTGCTAAAATGGGTGCACCAGAGCGCGATGTGGTTGCAGTAATTGGCGATGGCGGTTACCAAATGACCATACAGGAATTAGGAACTATTTTTCAAACAAAAGTTCCAGTGAAAATTGTGGTTCTAAACAACGATTTCCTTGGTATGGTGAGGCAATGGCAGCAATTGTTTTTTGAAAAGCGCTATGCTTCTACAGAAATGATAAATCCAGATTTTATAACCATCGCCAAAGGCTATCATATTAAAGCTAAACAGGTTAGTAAGCGGGAAGATTTAAAAGAAGCGGTTACTGAAATGATGCAATCTAAAGAGGCCTATTTCCTTGAAGTAAAAGTTGAACAGGAAGAAAATGTTTTCCCAATGGTTCCTACCGGGGCTTCAGTTTCTGATATAAGATTAGAGTAA
- the ilvD gene encoding dihydroxy-acid dehydratase: MHNKFSKVLTQSDSQPASQAMLHAIGLTKEDFKKPFVGIASTGYEGNPCNMHLNDLAKLVKKGANENELVGLIFNTIGVSDGISMGTPGMRYSLPSRDIIADSMETVIHAMSYDALITVVGCDKNMPGALMAMLRINRPAILVYGGTIASGCHKGKKLDVVSAFEAWGAKTAGDIDKEEYDSIIEKACPGAGACGGMYTANTMASAIEALGMALPYNSSNPAVGEEKKTESEEAGKAVRLLIEKDIKPRDIVNRKSLENAIRLLTVLGGSTNAVLHFLAIAKSAEVDFSLTDFEKICDSTPFLADLKPSGKYAMEDVHRIGGIPAVLKYMLKNDMLHGDCLTVTGKTLAENLADVPDMEEGQDVFRPLDNPIKKTGHIRILYGNLAEGGSVAKITGKEGLEFTGTAKVFNSEYDANDGISEGKVKKGDVVVIRYEGPKGGPGMPEMLKPTSAIMGAKLGKDVALITDGRFSGGTHGFVVGHITPEAQEGGLLAFLKDGDQITINAETNKIEVALSAEEIKKRKENWKAPALKFNKGVLYKYARTVSSASQGCVTDEF, from the coding sequence ATGCATAATAAATTCAGTAAAGTTTTAACACAAAGCGATTCGCAACCGGCATCACAGGCAATGTTGCACGCCATAGGTTTAACCAAAGAAGATTTTAAAAAACCATTTGTGGGTATTGCCAGTACAGGTTACGAGGGCAATCCTTGTAATATGCACCTTAACGATTTGGCAAAATTGGTTAAAAAAGGCGCTAACGAGAATGAACTTGTCGGTTTAATTTTTAATACCATTGGCGTTAGCGATGGTATTTCTATGGGAACTCCTGGAATGCGTTATTCGCTGCCATCCCGTGATATTATTGCCGATTCTATGGAAACGGTAATTCACGCGATGTCTTATGATGCGTTGATCACCGTAGTAGGATGCGATAAAAATATGCCCGGTGCGCTTATGGCAATGCTAAGAATTAACCGTCCGGCAATTCTGGTTTATGGAGGCACAATTGCTTCCGGATGTCATAAGGGTAAAAAACTGGATGTGGTTTCGGCTTTTGAAGCCTGGGGTGCAAAAACTGCCGGAGATATTGACAAAGAGGAATACGATAGTATTATTGAAAAAGCCTGTCCTGGTGCAGGTGCCTGCGGCGGGATGTATACCGCGAACACTATGGCTTCTGCAATTGAAGCTTTGGGGATGGCTTTGCCTTATAATTCTTCAAACCCTGCGGTAGGTGAGGAAAAGAAAACTGAAAGTGAGGAAGCCGGAAAAGCAGTGCGCTTGCTAATTGAAAAAGATATAAAGCCTCGTGATATTGTGAATCGTAAATCGCTAGAAAATGCGATTCGATTACTTACGGTTCTCGGTGGTTCTACCAATGCCGTATTGCACTTTTTGGCCATAGCGAAATCGGCTGAGGTTGATTTTAGCTTAACAGATTTTGAAAAAATATGTGACAGTACGCCTTTTTTAGCAGATCTAAAACCAAGCGGAAAATATGCGATGGAAGATGTACATAGAATTGGCGGAATTCCAGCGGTTCTAAAATATATGTTGAAAAACGATATGCTCCATGGTGATTGCCTTACAGTAACCGGAAAGACCTTGGCCGAGAATCTGGCAGATGTTCCCGATATGGAAGAAGGCCAGGATGTATTTAGGCCTTTAGATAACCCGATCAAGAAAACAGGTCATATTAGAATTCTTTACGGAAATCTAGCTGAAGGCGGATCGGTAGCGAAAATAACCGGGAAGGAAGGTTTAGAATTCACCGGAACAGCTAAAGTTTTTAATAGCGAATATGATGCTAATGACGGGATTTCAGAAGGAAAAGTAAAAAAGGGTGACGTCGTCGTCATTCGGTATGAAGGGCCAAAAGGCGGTCCCGGAATGCCGGAAATGTTGAAGCCTACTTCAGCAATAATGGGAGCAAAGCTCGGTAAAGATGTGGCTTTAATTACTGACGGGAGGTTTTCTGGAGGAACACACGGTTTTGTCGTCGGGCATATTACCCCGGAAGCCCAGGAAGGTGGTTTGCTGGCATTCCTAAAAGATGGAGATCAGATTACCATAAACGCTGAAACCAATAAAATTGAAGTTGCGCTTTCAGCAGAAGAAATAAAGAAAAGAAAAGAAAACTGGAAAGCCCCCGCTTTAAAATTTAATAAGGGTGTGCTTTACAAATATGCAAGAACGGTTTCTTCGGCCTCACAAGGTTGTGTTACCGACGAATTTTAA
- a CDS encoding GNAT family N-acetyltransferase, translating into MKIIIANKSHAPYAEIICTTIEESAKVRGTGIARRTPEYIIGKMEKGNAVIALDGEKFAGFCYIETWSHDRYVANSGLIVHPDFRNQGLAKEIKEVVFKHSRKMYPNAKIFGITTGLAVMKINYELGYQPVPFSELTDDDAFWKGCQTCKNYDILTRTERNMCLCTGMMYDPERKKDVKKTQKKESLNDKAFKRLKNIKQTLFYKKEKNGN; encoded by the coding sequence ATGAAGATTATCATTGCTAATAAATCTCACGCTCCTTACGCTGAGATTATTTGTACAACTATAGAAGAATCTGCAAAGGTTCGAGGCACGGGTATTGCCCGCAGAACTCCCGAATATATTATTGGTAAAATGGAAAAAGGGAATGCGGTTATTGCTTTAGACGGCGAAAAATTTGCCGGCTTCTGCTATATCGAAACCTGGAGCCACGATAGGTATGTGGCAAACTCAGGTCTCATAGTACACCCCGATTTCAGAAATCAGGGTTTAGCTAAAGAGATCAAAGAAGTGGTTTTTAAGCATTCCAGAAAAATGTACCCCAATGCAAAGATCTTCGGAATTACTACCGGTTTGGCTGTGATGAAAATAAATTATGAGCTGGGCTATCAACCCGTCCCTTTTTCTGAATTAACCGATGATGACGCCTTTTGGAAAGGTTGCCAAACCTGCAAGAATTACGATATCCTCACCAGGACAGAACGTAATATGTGCCTTTGCACCGGGATGATGTACGATCCCGAAAGAAAAAAAGATGTCAAAAAAACGCAGAAAAAGGAAAGTTTAAATGATAAAGCTTTTAAAAGGCTGAAGAATATTAAACAAACCTTGTTTTACAAAAAAGAGAAAAACGGAAACTGA
- the argC gene encoding N-acetyl-gamma-glutamyl-phosphate reductase, whose product MIKAGIIGGAGYTAGELIRILINHPEVELDFIYSTSQPGKPVAGVHQDLLGEIDLQFSGEINKNADVVFLCLGHGNSIKFLAENQFSGKTKIVDLSTDYRMNGEHAFVYGLPEFNKEKIKKADFIANPGCFATAISLAILPLAKAGLLQNEVHINAVTGATGAGTSLSATTHFTWRDNNFSSYKAFEHQHLNEIGQSLKLLQNNKLPEINFIPNRGNFSRGIHATAYTKFEGSLEEAKAIYSEAYKDSIFTFVVEEELHLKQVVNTNKCLLKLQKFRNKILITSVIDNLLKGASGQAVQNMNLMFGFEETTGLKLKANYF is encoded by the coding sequence ATGATAAAAGCAGGAATAATAGGTGGCGCCGGTTATACGGCAGGAGAGCTCATCAGGATTTTGATAAACCATCCAGAAGTTGAGCTGGACTTTATTTACAGCACCTCTCAACCGGGAAAACCTGTTGCAGGAGTACACCAGGATTTACTGGGTGAGATCGATTTGCAATTTAGCGGAGAGATCAATAAAAATGCAGATGTGGTTTTTCTATGTTTGGGACACGGAAATTCCATAAAATTCCTTGCTGAAAATCAGTTTTCAGGAAAAACAAAAATTGTAGATCTAAGTACCGATTATCGAATGAATGGCGAACATGCGTTTGTGTACGGTTTACCTGAATTCAATAAAGAAAAGATAAAAAAAGCTGATTTTATTGCAAATCCCGGATGTTTTGCCACGGCTATTAGTTTAGCAATTTTACCACTTGCGAAAGCCGGATTGTTGCAGAATGAAGTGCATATCAATGCGGTAACCGGAGCAACCGGAGCTGGGACTTCACTTTCGGCTACTACGCATTTTACCTGGCGAGATAATAATTTCTCCAGTTATAAAGCATTTGAACATCAGCATTTAAATGAAATAGGCCAGAGTTTAAAACTACTTCAGAATAACAAGCTCCCGGAAATTAATTTTATTCCGAATAGAGGCAATTTTTCCAGAGGAATTCACGCCACGGCGTACACAAAGTTTGAAGGAAGTCTGGAAGAAGCCAAGGCGATTTATTCTGAAGCCTATAAAGATTCGATTTTTACGTTTGTAGTAGAGGAAGAGCTGCATTTAAAACAAGTAGTAAACACCAATAAATGCCTGCTGAAATTACAGAAATTTAGGAATAAAATTTTAATCACCAGTGTAATTGATAATTTACTAAAAGGGGCTTCGGGGCAGGCAGTTCAAAATATGAACTTGATGTTTGGTTTTGAAGAAACCACCGGATTAAAATTAAAAGCGAATTATTTTTAA
- the ilvC gene encoding ketol-acid reductoisomerase, which translates to MTNYFNSLSLREQLAQLGTCRFMGSDEFSDGVAALKGKKIVIVGCGAQGLNQGLNMRDSGLDISYALRDGAIKDKRQSYKNASENNFKVGTYEELIPTADLVINLTPDKQHTSVIKAIQPHIKKDAVLSYSHGFNIVEEGMKIREDITVIMVAPKCPGSEVREEYKRGFGVPTLIAVHPENDPQGIGFEWAKAYAVATGGDRAGVLESSFVAEVKSDLMGEQTILCGVLQTGSILSFDKMVAEGVEPAYASKLIQYGWETITEALKHGGITNMMDRLSNPAKIKADAISEELKEILRPLFQKHMDDIISGEFSSRMMRDWENNDKELLEWRAATGETAFEKSEATSKEIKEQEYFDKGVLLVAFVKSGVELAFETMVEAGIVADSAYYESLHETPLIANTIARKKLFEMNRIISDTAEYGCYLFDHSAKPLIKDYVNGLPKEVIGHSFGTDYTGVDNQQLIAVNDEIRQHPVEKVGGRLRKAMTAMKKIQE; encoded by the coding sequence ATGACGAATTATTTTAACAGTCTTTCTTTACGTGAACAATTAGCCCAATTAGGAACCTGTAGATTTATGGGCAGTGATGAATTTAGCGACGGAGTGGCTGCTTTAAAAGGAAAAAAGATAGTGATTGTGGGCTGTGGTGCTCAGGGCCTTAACCAGGGTTTGAATATGCGAGACAGCGGCCTGGATATTTCTTATGCGCTTCGGGATGGAGCTATTAAGGATAAGCGACAGTCTTATAAAAACGCTTCAGAAAATAATTTTAAAGTAGGAACTTATGAAGAATTGATTCCTACAGCCGATCTGGTAATTAACTTAACACCAGACAAACAACATACTTCGGTGATAAAAGCCATTCAACCGCATATTAAAAAAGACGCGGTGCTTTCTTATTCCCACGGATTCAATATCGTGGAAGAAGGAATGAAAATTAGGGAAGATATTACCGTAATTATGGTGGCGCCAAAATGCCCCGGTAGTGAAGTTAGAGAAGAATATAAAAGAGGTTTTGGAGTGCCGACTCTAATTGCCGTACATCCAGAAAACGATCCACAGGGAATTGGGTTTGAATGGGCTAAAGCTTATGCTGTTGCCACTGGTGGTGACCGCGCCGGAGTTTTGGAATCTTCTTTTGTGGCTGAAGTGAAATCAGATCTTATGGGTGAGCAAACCATATTATGTGGAGTGCTGCAAACCGGATCTATTTTGAGTTTCGATAAAATGGTAGCTGAAGGGGTAGAACCTGCTTATGCTTCAAAATTGATCCAGTATGGTTGGGAAACCATCACCGAAGCTTTAAAGCACGGCGGAATCACCAATATGATGGATAGGCTATCAAATCCTGCCAAGATAAAAGCCGATGCGATTTCCGAAGAATTAAAAGAAATATTACGTCCGCTTTTTCAAAAGCATATGGATGATATTATTTCAGGAGAATTTAGTAGCCGAATGATGCGCGATTGGGAAAATAATGACAAAGAATTGCTGGAATGGCGTGCCGCAACCGGAGAAACCGCTTTTGAAAAATCTGAAGCCACTTCTAAAGAAATAAAAGAACAGGAATATTTTGATAAAGGTGTATTGTTAGTAGCCTTTGTGAAATCTGGTGTAGAACTGGCTTTTGAAACTATGGTAGAAGCAGGCATTGTGGCAGATTCGGCTTATTACGAATCGCTGCACGAAACTCCTTTAATTGCCAATACCATAGCCAGGAAGAAATTGTTCGAGATGAACAGGATTATTTCTGATACGGCAGAATACGGTTGTTATTTATTTGATCATTCGGCCAAACCACTTATTAAAGATTATGTGAACGGCTTACCAAAAGAGGTTATTGGTCATTCTTTTGGAACCGATTATACCGGCGTAGACAATCAGCAGTTAATTGCCGTGAATGATGAAATTAGACAACATCCGGTAGAAAAAGTAGGCGGAAGGTTACGAAAAGCGATGACCGCAATGAAAAAAATACAGGAATAA
- the ilvA gene encoding threonine ammonia-lyase IlvA, translating into MDTLLADKKIYKPQVEAVKEAAERISKVVVKTPLMQSFTYTNKFSANVMLKREDLQQVRSYKIRGAYNKISSLPKEQLNKGVICASAGNHAQGVAFACNKLRAKGVIYMPITTPRQKVEQTKMFGGEWVEVVLKGDTFDDSFKSSMKHADKFGLVFIHPFDDEKVIEGQATIGLEILEQANEPIDYVFAPLGGGGLLAGISSMFKELSPNTKIIGVEPEGAASMTSSLKEGKLVELKSIERFVDGAAVQKVGSRNFEICKENLDKMITVPEGKICQTILDLYNQDAIVVEPAGAMAISALDFFAEEIKGKNVVCIVSGSNNDITRTAEIKERALLYAGLKHYFVISFPQRAGALKDFLEKVLGPKDDITHFEYSKKHHRENAPAVVGIEINDPADFEPLVDRMKANNFYGEYLNDKPNLFQYLV; encoded by the coding sequence ATGGATACTTTGCTGGCAGATAAAAAAATATACAAACCTCAAGTTGAAGCTGTAAAAGAAGCGGCTGAGCGAATTTCTAAAGTGGTGGTAAAAACACCGCTTATGCAATCTTTTACTTATACTAACAAATTTTCGGCTAATGTGATGTTGAAAAGGGAAGATTTGCAACAGGTTCGTTCTTATAAAATTCGTGGGGCTTATAATAAGATCTCAAGCCTACCAAAAGAACAACTTAATAAAGGGGTTATTTGTGCCAGCGCCGGAAATCACGCGCAAGGTGTAGCTTTTGCCTGTAATAAACTGCGGGCAAAAGGCGTGATCTATATGCCAATTACCACTCCCAGGCAAAAAGTGGAACAAACAAAAATGTTTGGCGGCGAATGGGTGGAGGTGGTTTTAAAAGGTGACACTTTTGATGATTCTTTTAAAAGCTCGATGAAACACGCCGATAAATTCGGATTGGTTTTTATTCATCCTTTTGACGATGAAAAAGTGATTGAGGGTCAGGCTACTATTGGCTTAGAAATCCTGGAACAGGCAAACGAACCCATAGATTATGTTTTTGCGCCTCTTGGTGGTGGCGGACTGTTAGCCGGAATATCTTCTATGTTTAAAGAGCTTTCTCCCAATACTAAAATCATTGGAGTAGAGCCGGAAGGTGCGGCTTCCATGACTTCCTCTTTGAAAGAAGGGAAATTGGTAGAACTAAAATCTATAGAAAGGTTTGTAGATGGCGCTGCGGTTCAAAAAGTAGGTAGCCGCAATTTTGAGATTTGTAAGGAGAATCTAGATAAAATGATCACGGTTCCCGAAGGCAAGATTTGCCAAACCATCCTTGATCTTTATAACCAGGATGCAATTGTGGTAGAACCTGCAGGGGCAATGGCTATAAGTGCGCTCGATTTTTTTGCTGAAGAAATTAAAGGGAAAAATGTGGTTTGCATTGTAAGTGGAAGTAATAATGATATCACCCGAACAGCTGAAATTAAAGAACGTGCTTTATTATATGCAGGCCTAAAACATTATTTTGTGATAAGCTTTCCGCAAAGAGCAGGTGCTTTAAAAGATTTCCTGGAAAAAGTTTTGGGACCAAAAGACGATATTACCCATTTTGAATATTCTAAAAAACATCACAGGGAAAACGCTCCCGCGGTTGTAGGGATAGAAATAAACGACCCGGCAGATTTTGAGCCATTGGTTGACCGGATGAAAGCGAATAATTTTTACGGGGAATATCTTAACGATAAGCCTAATTTGTTTCAGTATTTAGTATAA